ACCCACGATTATTAGATCCGTGCCGCTTTCTTCGGCGGTTTCGACGATACGGCTTTCGGGCGAACCGAAGAGAACTTCGCTCGTCACCGAGAGATTTCCGCATATACCCTCAAGACGTTCACAGGTATCCGCTAGTATCTTGGCCGCGTGCTCACGCGCCGTACGCTCCATCTCGGTGGTGTCGGGAAGGTAGCCGCCGTAAATGTCGATCGCCATCGGAACCGCCATGTCGACTACACTGATGATCTTGATCTCATCTCCCGGTTTGAATGAGAAGGACTTGAGGACCTCGATCGCCGCGTCGCTCTGCTTTGAGCCGTCAGTTGCTAATAGCACTTTCATTAGAATTCACCTCTATATCGTCAACGACATCTTATTATGAGCTTCAGCGTATTCTAGACCGAAAGCGGCTGCATGCCAAAGAGGGCGGCCATAGCGTTCACTCCTCGGGTTCGGTGCCAAAATAATAATGCTTGAGTTTCGTCAGCAGCTCGAACAGCACGAGCCGCTCGGTCTCCGTTAGCTCGGTCAGGATCTCCTCTTCGATCTCCAGCCACTGCTCTTCTATCTTGTCACGCATTCGCCTGCCGTCGTCGGTCAAGAAAATACGCGTTGAACGGGCGTCATCCTCGAGCCGATCACGTGTGACCAACCCCGAAGCGATCAGCCCGCCGACCGTTTTGTTGACCGTCGGTGCGGCAAGCCCGAGTTCGTTAGCGATATCTATCTGTCTGCGCCCATCACGTTTCCAAAGTTCGAAGAGAACGACTGTCTGCCCGCCATGGATGCCGATCTCGCCGAGCCTCTTCTCCAGGTGCGATTTGTGCGCCGTCGCTACACGCCAAAGCAGGTAGCTGACCGTCTCATGAAATTTCATAATTAAGCAGTGTCGCCGCTATCGTATACGGCTAATCAATATTGAATAGCCTGCAAATCATCTATGGTTAGCCAGCTAATAATAGAACATTAGCCAGCTAATATACAATGCTTTGCACGGTATTTGAAATTACTGAGCTGGGTTACAATTTAATTATGAATAATGCGGAACTGCTTAAGGAAGGACGCGACCATCTTTTGAAACTGCACAAACTTCTGCTCGATCACGAAAGGGCGATGTTCGAGGTGATCAACGGCCCGACAACTCCCGGGCAGTTTCTTTCGCTGCTTCTCGATGATCGGGACTTTGCCTGGCTTCGACGGTTTTCCACTCTCATAGTGGACATCGACGAGATGTTCGCCCAAAAGGACGGTTATTCGCCCGAGTTGGTCGAGATCCACATCGAAAAGCTGCGAAGTTTGATATTGATGGAAGGCGAAGACGAGGAATTCAAGTCGAAATATCAGGCGGCGCTTCAAAAGGATATCGAAGCCGCTAGCCGGCATGGCGATCTGCGTTCGCTTCTATTCAAATGAACGGGCCCCGACAGCCTGAGCGGCTGCGAGGCCCTGATCGGCGTTGCGAGCTTACCCTAACGTCCGCTTTTCTTCCAATCTGCCAGGAATGCTTCCAGGCCCTTGTCGGTCAAAGGATGGTGGACGAGCTGTTTGATCACCTTGAAAGGGATCGTCGCGACGTCGGCACGGGCAAGGGCGCATTCTACAATATGGACCGGATGTCGGATCGATGCTGCCAGAACCTGCGTATCGAAGTCGTAGTTGTCATAGATCTGGACGATATCCGCGATCAGCTGCATGCCGTTTGTCGCGATATCGTCGAGGCGTCCGATGAATGGCGAGATGTAGGTCGCACCGGCCTTCGCGGCAAGTATCGCCTGTGCAGCCGAAAAACAAAGCGTCACATTGACCTTGATGCCCTCAGACGCGAACGTCCTTGTTGCTTTCAGGCCATCTAGTGTTAACGGACACTTAACGACCACGTTTGGCGCGATGGCCGCAAGCTCGCGTCCTTCGCTGAGCATTCCGGCCGTGTCGAGAGCCGTAACCTCGGCCGAAACGTCGCCTTTGACCAGGCTGCATATCGCCGCGATGTGTTCCTTGAAATCGACGTCGCCCTCTTTCGCGACCAAAGAGGGATTTGTCGTCACACCGTCGATCATCCCGAGTTCGTTGGCCTCGCGGATCTCATCCAAATTTGCTGTATCAATAAAAAATTTCATTTATTAGGTTCCTTAAGTCAGGGTTCTTCCGATTGTAGATCATAGGTGAGAAGGGAACAATTCACCCTCGCACGTTCCGAAAAAGTTTCGCCGGTCATTGGCCGGCAGCGGCAGTGACGCGATTTCGGAGCGTGCCAATGCCTTCGACCGCAACTTCGCACATATCTCCGTCTTTGAGCCTAGAGACGCCCGCGGGCGTGCCGG
The DNA window shown above is from Chloracidobacterium sp. and carries:
- a CDS encoding universal stress protein, which encodes MKVLLATDGSKQSDAAIEVLKSFSFKPGDEIKIISVVDMAVPMAIDIYGGYLPDTTEMERTAREHAAKILADTCERLEGICGNLSVTSEVLFGSPESRIVETAEESGTDLIIVGSHGYSRWERLLLGSVSQSVVHHAPCSVMVVRSPAE
- a CDS encoding winged helix-turn-helix transcriptional regulator, with amino-acid sequence MKFHETVSYLLWRVATAHKSHLEKRLGEIGIHGGQTVVLFELWKRDGRRQIDIANELGLAAPTVNKTVGGLIASGLVTRDRLEDDARSTRIFLTDDGRRMRDKIEEQWLEIEEEILTELTETERLVLFELLTKLKHYYFGTEPEE
- the fsa gene encoding fructose-6-phosphate aldolase: MKFFIDTANLDEIREANELGMIDGVTTNPSLVAKEGDVDFKEHIAAICSLVKGDVSAEVTALDTAGMLSEGRELAAIAPNVVVKCPLTLDGLKATRTFASEGIKVNVTLCFSAAQAILAAKAGATYISPFIGRLDDIATNGMQLIADIVQIYDNYDFDTQVLAASIRHPVHIVECALARADVATIPFKVIKQLVHHPLTDKGLEAFLADWKKSGR